A part of Fusarium graminearum PH-1 chromosome 3, whole genome shotgun sequence genomic DNA contains:
- a CDS encoding cytochrome c oxidase assembly protein COX11 — protein MNAAPQLARSSARAAASSWSCFFCQNARPKAQRTGLNFARNASNQTPRPRKPYTPTMEEIRAYYSKKNRTIAYYTLSTILGFIALTYGSVPLYKMICQTTGWGGQPIRAHGGPGSDDGDLASRLVPVKDAKRIKVTFSASVSDVLPWKFVPQQREVRVLPGETALAFYKATNKSDQDIIGVATYSVTPAQCAPYFSKIQCFCFEEQRLNAGETVDMPVFFYLDPDLLNDMNMKGVETVTLSYTFFKARYDNNGRFQRPMSK, from the exons ATGAACGCCGCGCCTCAACTTGCGCGAAGCTCAGCCAGAGCGGCTGCATCGTCATGgtcatgcttcttctgccaAAACGCCCGACCAAAGGCCCAGCGAACAGGCCTCAACTTTGCCCGCAATGCCTCCAACCAGACGCCGAGACCGAGAAAGCCTTATACCCCCacgatggaggagattcGCGCGTATTATAGCAAGAAGAACAGGACGATAGC GTACTACACCTTGAGTACGATCCTCGGATTTATCGCTCTTACTTATGGCTCAGTGCCGCTGTACAAGATG ATCTGCCAAACCACTGGCTGGGGAGGTCAACCCATACGTGCCCATGGTGGTCCCGGCTctgatgatggtgatctCGCAAGCCGACTCGTTCCCGTCAAAGACGCCAAGCGAATCAAGGTCACCTTCAGCGCTTCTGTCTCCGACGTCCTGCCCTGGAAGTTTGTCCCTCAGCAGCGAGAAGTCCGTGTCCTTCCTGGCGAGACCGCGCTGGCATTCTACAAGGCGACCAACAAGAGTGACCAGGACATCATTGGAGTGGCTACATACAGTGTGACGCCCGCGCAATGTGCGCCGTACTTCAGCAAGATCCAGTGCTTCTGCTTTGAAGAGCAGCGTCTCAATGCAGGCGAGACCGTGGACATGCCTGTTTTCTTCTACCTGGATCCTGATCTGCTCAACGATATGAACATGAAGGGTGTCGAGACGGTGACACTGAGCTATACGTTCTTCA AAGCAAGATACGATAACAACGGACGATTCCAGAGGCCTATGTCGAAATAG
- a CDS encoding 60S ribosomal protein L26-1, whose protein sequence is MTKINPSVASSRRKSRAAHFKAPSDQRRVIMSAPLSKELREQYNVRSIPIRKDDEVTIVRGSNKGREGKITSVYRLKYVVHVERVTRDKANGQSVPLGIHPSNCVITKLKLDKDREDILRRSKVGRELAANNKVTA, encoded by the exons atgaccaagatcaaccccT ccgtcgcttcttctcgccgcAAGAGCCGTGCTGCTCACTTCAAGGCTCCCTCTGACCAGCGCCGTGTTATCATGAGCGCTCCCCTCTCCAAGGAGCTCCGTGAGCAGTACAAC GTCCGCTCTATCCCCATCCGaaaggacgacgaggtcACCATTGTCCGTGGTTCCAACAAGGGCCGTGAGGGCAAGATCACCTCCGTGTACCGTCTCAAGTACGTTGTCCATGTCGAGCGTGTCACCcgcgacaaggccaacggCCAGTCCGTTCCCCTGGGCATCCACCCCTCCAACTGtgtcatcaccaagctcaagcttgacaaggacCGTGAGGACATTCTGCGCCGCTCCAAGGTTGGCCGTGAGCTCGCTGCCAACAACAAGGTCACCGCTTAA